The stretch of DNA ACCCAACAACTCAACGCAATTATAGATTTGCTGAGCGAAACTGAAAACTTAGATTTTTCTCATTATAAAACCAATACTATATCTCGACGCATCGAACGGCGTCGTTCTATTGCTAACTTAGATAATATCGATAATTATATTCATCGGCTCAAAATCTCTGAAGCAGAAAGAAAAAAATTAGTTTCGGACTTATTGATTAACGTCACACATTTTTTTCGAGATAAACCAGCTTGGGATAATCTTAAAAACCAGATCTTGCCTTTGCTAGTCGAACAAGTAACTACGCATACAGAGTTGAGATTTTGGGTAACAGCTTGTTCTACAGGCGAAGAAGCCTACTCACTAGCAATTTTAATCGACGAGGTTCTGGCAGACTTACCCAAGCAGATTAGTTACAAAATCTTTGCTACAGATATCGATCGTCATGCTCTGCAAAAAGCCTCTCGGGGTATATATTCCCCCTCCATAGCTAATGATGTAGGAACCGAACGACTACAAAAATATTTTGTTGCCAAAGACAACTCCTATCAGGTAATACGTAGAATACGTAACAAAATTATTTTCTCCTTGCACGATCTAACTAGCGATGCTGGATTTACTCGCATGCATTTTGTTAGCTGCCGCAACGTGCTAATCTATCTCCAGCCCAAATTACAAAATTTTGTACTACGCAATCTTCATTTTTCTTTAGTAACTAAAGGAGTGCTGTTTTTGGGAGAAGCCGAAACGGTTGAAACATTTGCTAAAGAGTTTAAAGTCTTAGACCGCAAATGGAAAATCTATCAAAAACAAAGAGATATTAGATTATCCTTGCCTTTAAAGGAAAAACGTCAGGTCGCGCCTAAAAATTTATTAGGTACCATACAGCCTGTAGAAAAACATCAACTCGATTCAATTCTCGAACAAAGTCTCAAGGGATTATTAGCCGAATCGCAGTCTATCGCTCTAATTGTCGATCGCGACGACCAATTACTTCGTGTATGTGGGGACAGCAAAGTCAAAATTTTTAAACCTCCTAGTGGCAAAATAACTACCAAAGTCACCAAAATGGTCGTTTCCGATCTACAGTTGCCACTTAATGCTGCTCTACACCGTGCCAGAAAAGAACAAAAAACAATTTTCTATCGAGGGATAAAACTTAATCTATCGGATAAAGCTAATAATATTAGTCTTAAAGTTATACCTTTATTTTCAGCTTCAGACGAGCGACATGGGCATTCTAGCTTAAGCTCGTCGAAGGAAAAATTTTGCCTGGTGCAAATTCAGGAAGAAATTTCTCTATTTATAGAAACAGCAGAAAAATTTGAGATTAACAATGAGGCTCAAAAACTCAATCTAGAGTTAGAACAAGAACTACAACATACCCGTGGCAATCTTCAAACACTGGTAGAGGAGCTAGAATTTACCAATGAAGAACAACAAGCGTCTAACGAAGAATTGACTGCTGCTAACGAAGAACTTCAAAGCACCAACGAAGAACTTCAAAGCACCAACGAAGAATTGCATACGGTTAACAGAGAATACCAATACAAAATTCAAGAACTAATCGAACTCAACAACGATATTGATAACTTACTTAAAAGTACCGATATTGGTGTCATATTTTTAGACCGAGATTTAAAAATTCGTAAATTTACTCCTGCTGCTACCGAAGCAGTTGCCTTACGTAATGAAGATATAGACCGCCCCATTGAAGAACTTTCGCTGAGAATTGAATGCCCCGACTTGCAGGACTTGTTGGTTCGAGTTCTTGAGGATAAACAAACTATCGAACGTGAAGTAAAGCTCAAGCAAAACGATTCATATTTGTTGATGCGAGTTAATCTTTACATTACAGAAGAAGGAAATGATGACGGCATTGTTATTAGTTTTGTCAAGCTAGACGAAATTAAGAAAGTTCAACAGCAACTAAAAACAACCTTAAAGGCACTAAGTTATAGTGAAGCAAGATTGAATTTGGCTCTTTCAGCTGCCGACATCGGGACTTGGACTTTGGAGGCTAGCGGCAAATTGATTGGGGACGATCGCTTCTGTCAGCTTTATGGTATCGATCGCCAGCGAATGCCTAATTCTTTTGCAGCTTGGCTAGAGATAATCGAAATAAGCGATCGCCAACGAGTCAAAAAACAAATACAAACGGCTTTCAAAACTCAAAAATCTTGTCGAGTTGAATACCGCGTTTTTCATCCTAACGGTAATGTTCGCTGGTTGGTAACTAAAGGTAAATTTTATCGGCAGCAAAACCTTAGTGAAGGTCGTATGGCGGGCGTGACAATCGATATTACCGAAATTCGCCAAACCGAAGCGGCTTTGCGATCGCGAGAAGCCGAACTTAAAAAGTTAAATCAAGATCTCGAACTGCGAGTAGAAGAACGTACTGCTACTTTGGCTGAATTTGGTAATAGCCTCAAACAACTGCATCGTCTCGCAACTACTAACTACTCTAAAATTGAAGACTTGTTTGACGATTATCTACAAACTGGATGTAATATACTCAAGCTCACTACTGGTGTTATTTGTGAAATTAAAAACAATAGCTATAAAGTTTTAGCAGTCAAGTCGCCGTTAAATTTTACAGTAGGTAAACTTGTTTACTGTCAAGCCCCTCACTGTAACGATGTTATCCAACGGCAACAAACTGTTGCTTATGCCCAAGTCAATTCAAATGAGTCGATCGAGCCGCATTTGCTTTATAGCAGTTTCCCGTTACAATCTTTTATCGGTACACCAATTTTTGTCAACGGAGTTCTCTTTGGAACTTTAAATTTTTTTGACACTACTGCTAAAGAACAGAAATTTAAAGCGCACGAACGAGAAATAATCGAGTTGATGGCAAGGGATATCGGGCAATCTCTAGCTACTATTAAAGCCAAAAAAGCTCTTAAAGAGAGCGAAGCTCGTTTTCGCAGCACGTTCGAGCAGGCAGCCGTGGGCATCGCTCATGTAGCGACAACAGGAAGATTTATTAGTGTTAATCAGCGATTTTGCCAAATAGTCGGCTACTCAGTCAATGAATTGACCCAAATAACATTTCAAAAAATTACCTATCCTCAAGATTTAGCGAGAGAGCTCAAATACGTTCGACTAATGCTCGAAGGAGAAATTGAAACCTATTCGCTGGAAAAACGCTACATTCATCGTAATAATTCGCTGGTTTGGGTAAATCTAACGGTTTCTTCGGTTAAAAAAGATTCGGGCAAACTAGAATATTTTATTGCCGTTATTGAAGATATTGGCGATCGCAAACAAGCAGAAATGGCTTTACAAGAAAGTAAGGAAAAACTGCAACGCGCTAATTTAGCTAAAGATACTTTTATCGCTCATGTAAGCCACGAACTACGTACACCTTTAAATAGCATCTTAGGCTTTAGTCACATTGTCAAACAAGGTTCTAATCTCACTCCCGAACAATCGCAAAATATCGACATTGTCTATCGCTGCGGACAACATTTGCTGATGCTGATTAATGATATTCTTGACTTTTCTAAAATTGAAGCCAATAAATTAGAGCTAGAAACAAAAGAATTTAATTTAATTGACTTTTTGCAGACTACTACAGCTATTTTTCAACTTCGTACCCGCGAGCAAGGCATAGAGTTCGATTATCAAACAATTTATCCCTTACCTCAAATTGTCAACAGTGATGAAACTCGTTTGCGACAGGTTTTGTTTAACCTGCTCAGTAATGCCGTTAAATTTACTCAAGCAGGCAAAGTAACTTTTACCGTAGGCTATGTGTCCAACTTAGAGCCAACAGCATCTTCAACAGCTACCGATTTGCTTCGCTTTCAAATTGAAGATACGGGTATAGGCATACCCGAAGATAAGTTGACCAGCATTTTTTTACCTTTTGTACAGTTAAACGGTAATTGCGAACAACAAGAAGGTACTGGTTTGGGACTGACAATCGCCCAAAACATCGTGCGGCTTATGGGTAGTCAAATTTATCTTGAAAGCACTGCTGGAAAAGGAAGCAAGTTTTGGTTCGATCTCAAACTATCAGAAGCCAGAGCAAATATTACTTATTCCCCTAGTACTAGAAAATTTTCAACTCGATCGAGCGGCAAACTGCAACAGCCTTGTAAAGTCTTAATCGTAGACGATAATCTAGATAATTGCCGTTTATTGAGGAGTTATTTACAGCCTTTAGGTTTTATAGTCGAAGAAGCCAATAATGGAAAAACAGGTTTGGTCAAGGCAAAATCTTTTAAACCAGATGCCATTCTTTTGGATTGGGTGATGCCCGAGATGGATGGTAGAGAAACAATCGTCAAAATTCGCCAACAGCCAGAACTACAGCAGCTTAAAATTTTCGTAGTTTCTGCCAATCGCACAATTGTATCTACAACCTCAGAAATTGATTACCAGGGCTTTTTGTCCAAGCCAGTTGACTCAAACAAGCTAGTCGAGCTATTAGAAATTAATCTCAACCTGACATGGAAAATTTCCGATCGCGCTGAAAGTTTTACTCCGCCAGCGATCGATGTTCCCGTCACCGAACTCAGTCGGCTACTGGAATTAGCTGATTTGGGCGATCTCGAAGCAGTTCAACAGCAACTTGAAGACATTGCTGCACAAAATTCTAAATACACTACCTTTGTCAAACAAACCAAACAAATTACTGCCAGTTGCCAACAGCATAAATTAGTCAAATTTATCACCCAATTTTTGTAGAGTTAGTAATTACACTTATAGCAATACGGGGTTAGGTTAGGACACAGTAGGCTATTATTAGGAGCGAAGCGATCGCGAAAAAAGAAGAAAAAAAATGCCTGCTCCCTACAGCTACGACTTGAGAAAAAAAGCGGTAAATGCAGTAAAAAGAGGTGAGAAGAAAATAGTTATTTGTCGGCTAATGAGAATTAGCCGTAATACCTTAAACCTATGGTTACAGAGAGAAAAAGAAACAGGAGACTACAGCGCGATCGCCAACCGCCCTCCTAGAGAAAATCGCAAAATTCAAGATTTAGAGAGATTTAAACAGTTTGTGAAGCAACATCAAGATAAGACACAGCAGCAGATGGCGGATTTATGGGGAGAAAATCTCACCCAGCAAAACATTAGTGATGGCATGGAAAAGTTAGGCATAACCAGAAAAAAAAACTTACGGGTATCAAGAAAGAGATGAAGAGAAAAGAAAACAATTCAAAGAGAAACTTCACCAAAAATCCTCAAATCATCTAGTTTATATTGATGAGGCAGGATTTGATAATCGAGACGATTATCCCTACGGATATAGCCCCAAAGGAGAAAGATGTTACGCACTTAAATCTGGTAAAAGAAACGAGAGAGTAAGTTGGATTGCGGCACTTAAAAAAGGAAAAGTATTTGCTCCATTAACTTTTGAGGGGTCATGTAATCGAGATTTGTTTGAGACGTGGCTCGAGAAAAGTTTGATTCCTCAACTTCAACCAGGGGATATCATTATTATTGACAATGCTACTTTTCACAAAGGACAAAGTATTCAAGAAATAGTATCCGAGGCTGGATGTGAGATTTGGTATTTGCCTCCTTATTCTCCCGATCTAAACAAAATAGAGCGTTGGTGGTCTGTTCTCAAAACTTGGATGAAGCAGAGAGTTAAAGAATTTGAGACTATTAGAGAATGTGTTGATGCAGCTTTCAAAAAATGTCCTAACGTATATGCGTAACGCTATAATACAGAAAAATTTTAGCCACAACTACTCGGTTTTTAAGTAAGAAAATCGACGTAGTTATTATTTAACTCAATCTAAAAAATTATATTAATTTTCAGAATTTTTTGCTTTGTTTAGAGCGCAATTTTAGAAGGGCGGTCGCTTTCAATGTTAACAAATTAGACAACTTCAGTACCAATACTTAATTGATTGTACTTAGTGAAACTTTTTTTAAATTTTCGGGCTAAAAATACCAGTAATTTAACCTATTACGAAGTTTGAATAAAGTAAGTTAAAACTAAATAGATAAAATTTCAAACGATTAAAAAAATATTTTTATGGTTGCTTTAGTAGATTGCAAGCGTCAAAAAACAATTCTTTTGGTTGATGATACGCCTGATAATCTACAGCTTATATTTAAATATCTCAAAGATTTTGGTTATAAAGTTCTGGTAGCACAGAGCGGTAAAAAGGCAATTAAAACAGCTAAAAAAATGTTGCCAGACCTCATTCTTTTAGATGTAATGATGTCTGAAATAAATGGATTTGAAACCTGCCGCCATTTGAAAGCCGATAATAGTACTAAAAACATACCAATTATATTTATGACTGCCCTGTCAGAAACCTCAAGTAAACTAACGGGTTTTAAACTAGGTGCAGTTGACTATATTACCAAGCCAATCGATCGCCAAGAATTACTAGCACGTATTCACACCCATCTTTCTTTACAAAATTTAAATCGTTGCCTGGCATTAGAAGTCAAAAAACAAAAGTTACTGTTCGATATTACCGATCGCATTCGACAAACATTAAATCTTCAAGCGATTTTTCAAACCGCTACCGATGAAATTTTGCATTTTTTGGAGTGCGATCGCTTGTCCCTGGTATCTATAAATAATGCCATAATTTGTATAGAGGCTCAGTCTATAGCTGATAATTTAACAGCTAGTCTGTTACCAATTACCTTAGATTCTATTTGTCCTAGTGAAGAACAATACCATCGTTATCTCAAAGGCAAGAGCGAAATTTTTGAATACAGAAATCGTTCTGAAAACTTAGTCAATATTGAGTCTCAACTGCTAGCAGTCGTGCCAATTTTGCTAAACCAAACCGCACGGACAAAGAATTCGAGTTTGTTATGGGGATGGTTGGTTGCCGAACGCCACTCTTTAACCAAATGGCAAGAAGGAGAAATAAATTTACTTCAACGTTTGACTACTCAGTTAGAGATTGCGATCGAACAAGGTCTGCTATACAAAAGACTTCGAGAAGCCAACGTACAACTCAAACAGTTAGCTATGTGCGATCCTCTGACCAAAATTTTTAACCGACGTTATTTCGAGCGACAAATATATTTAGAGTGGCGCAGAGCGATCAGAATTCCTGCTGCACTGTCGTTACTGATGTGTGATGTCGATTTGTTCAAAGTTTACAACGATACTTACGGTCATCAGCAAGGAGATGAGTGTTTGCGTCGAGTGGCTGGAGCTATTGCTTCTGCTGTTAAGCGACCCGCTGATATTGTAGCTCGCTATGGAGGCGAAGAATTTGCAGTAATTTTACCTCATACACCGTTGCGAGGAGCAATTGAAGTTGCCGAAAATATTAGAGCCAAGGTTAGAGAACTAAATATTTCTCATGCTAATTCATCGGTGATTTCTACGGTAACTCTGAGTATAGGAATAGCCAGTACTTTTCCCAATGCTAAAGATAATCCTGCTTTGCTGATCGAAGCTGCCGACCGAGCATTATACACGGCTAAAAGTCGAGGCAGAAACTGCATTAGTATTTATCGAGACGATATTTCTCAATCGAAATCAGAACAAGCTCGCGAACTACAGTGGAGCAAGCGATTACGGCAAGCACTACAAGAAAATTTGTTTGTGTTGTATGCTCAACCAATTACTTCCCTAAGTTTGGACGACCGCAAGCAGTATTTTGAAATTTTGCTACGATTATCCGATCGACACAACCGTGTAATTGCTCCCAATACATTTTTAGATATTGCCAACCGCAATTTTTTAATGCCCAATATTGATACCTGGGTAGTCGAAAATGTGTTGGCAACTTTAGCTAGTGGCGATCGCTGTAATTGGGAAAATCATCGCTTTTCGATCAATCTTTCAGGGGCATCTTTAAACGATGAAAATTTTCTTAAGTTTTTAACCACCAGACTTAAAGACTATCAGCTTCCTCCCCAACTTTTTTGTTTTGAAATTACCGAAACCATAGCTATTTCCAATCTCAACTCAGTTTCTACTTTTATTAAAACTTTGAAAGATCTTGGCTGTAGTTTTGCCTTGGATGATTTTGGCAAGGGTATGTCTTCTCTGACATATTTAAAGAATTTGTCTGTAGATTATTTAAAAATTGATGGCTCATTTATTCGCGCTTTAGATCGAGACAACGTATCGAGAGCGATGGTTGAAGCAATTAATAATTTGGCGCAAGTAATTGGCTTAAAAACCGTAGCCGAATTTGTAGAAAATCAAGATATTTTAGATGCCTTACGAGCTCTTAAGGTAGATTACGCCCAAGGATATCATCTCGGTCGTCCTGAAAAATTTACCAATCTTTTGCTCCGAACATAAGTACGGGTAAGGCAGCGCCTTGCCTCTACAGATTCAATTTACTTTATCTTGCCTGCTCGACAATCTCTCAGCCATAGCTGAACTCCTTGTCCGAGGATACCATTACTAGTTTCGCGGGGTGGGGTAGGTGGACGCAATTCTGACTCATTACCAAAGCGAGAAAACATCATCACCATACGCCATCCGCTATCAGAAGGAGTTAAAAACAACCAGTGATAGGTTTGTATTTCTCTAACTTGGCGATCGCTGTATTGACGTTCTAAAACTGTAAAAAATATCTGCTCTGGTGATTGTGAATCAATTGGCTCGTATTGAAGATTGGGAAGATTTAACGGCACAAAGTTGGCTCTTCCTGCTGAAATAATATAGTTATCAATTACCTCTCGATCTAAATCTTTGGTTCTTTGAATTACGCGGTTGGCATAGTTTGGTAAATCTTTTAACAGTGAAGCAGTTAAAGTTTCTAGATTGCGATCGCAATTGTTGGCTGTTGGTTCGGCTATAACTTGGCTCAAGGGAAATCTCTCTGCTCCTCCAAACCAAATAATGGCTGACAAGATTAAAATTCGCCATAGTTTGCCCGCGTTTAAATTCATCATTACAATTTTATTGAATTAGACGCACAAACTTTTTCTTACCCACCTGTAAAACTTTCCCTGCTAGTTCTTCAGCCGTGCTAAAAGTAGCATTGACATCGGTAATGCGATCGCCGTCTAGCCTTACCGCACTGCCCTGTATTTGCCTTCTGCCTTCACCACTACTCTTACACAGTCCACTAGCACCTAAAACAAAAAACAGTTTGGCA from Myxosarcina sp. GI1 encodes:
- a CDS encoding chemotaxis protein CheB: MSGQYKGSCQPETNNKNDNAIETAKDNFYVVGIGASAGGLNALKELFGRLPADSGAAFVVIQHLSPDYKSLMKELLQQHTEMIVYRTIEGMELQPNSVYLIPPDKNLTLEGNLLHLEPRSKNSDRQPNFPIDIFFKSLAKNFARQTIGVILSGSGSDGSQGIRVIKEAGGVTIVQEPATAEFDGMPLSAIDTGVVDRIVPLGEIPHQIYQCLNTSDTRADSSLEQNNWLATQQLNAIIDLLSETENLDFSHYKTNTISRRIERRRSIANLDNIDNYIHRLKISEAERKKLVSDLLINVTHFFRDKPAWDNLKNQILPLLVEQVTTHTELRFWVTACSTGEEAYSLAILIDEVLADLPKQISYKIFATDIDRHALQKASRGIYSPSIANDVGTERLQKYFVAKDNSYQVIRRIRNKIIFSLHDLTSDAGFTRMHFVSCRNVLIYLQPKLQNFVLRNLHFSLVTKGVLFLGEAETVETFAKEFKVLDRKWKIYQKQRDIRLSLPLKEKRQVAPKNLLGTIQPVEKHQLDSILEQSLKGLLAESQSIALIVDRDDQLLRVCGDSKVKIFKPPSGKITTKVTKMVVSDLQLPLNAALHRARKEQKTIFYRGIKLNLSDKANNISLKVIPLFSASDERHGHSSLSSSKEKFCLVQIQEEISLFIETAEKFEINNEAQKLNLELEQELQHTRGNLQTLVEELEFTNEEQQASNEELTAANEELQSTNEELQSTNEELHTVNREYQYKIQELIELNNDIDNLLKSTDIGVIFLDRDLKIRKFTPAATEAVALRNEDIDRPIEELSLRIECPDLQDLLVRVLEDKQTIEREVKLKQNDSYLLMRVNLYITEEGNDDGIVISFVKLDEIKKVQQQLKTTLKALSYSEARLNLALSAADIGTWTLEASGKLIGDDRFCQLYGIDRQRMPNSFAAWLEIIEISDRQRVKKQIQTAFKTQKSCRVEYRVFHPNGNVRWLVTKGKFYRQQNLSEGRMAGVTIDITEIRQTEAALRSREAELKKLNQDLELRVEERTATLAEFGNSLKQLHRLATTNYSKIEDLFDDYLQTGCNILKLTTGVICEIKNNSYKVLAVKSPLNFTVGKLVYCQAPHCNDVIQRQQTVAYAQVNSNESIEPHLLYSSFPLQSFIGTPIFVNGVLFGTLNFFDTTAKEQKFKAHEREIIELMARDIGQSLATIKAKKALKESEARFRSTFEQAAVGIAHVATTGRFISVNQRFCQIVGYSVNELTQITFQKITYPQDLARELKYVRLMLEGEIETYSLEKRYIHRNNSLVWVNLTVSSVKKDSGKLEYFIAVIEDIGDRKQAEMALQESKEKLQRANLAKDTFIAHVSHELRTPLNSILGFSHIVKQGSNLTPEQSQNIDIVYRCGQHLLMLINDILDFSKIEANKLELETKEFNLIDFLQTTTAIFQLRTREQGIEFDYQTIYPLPQIVNSDETRLRQVLFNLLSNAVKFTQAGKVTFTVGYVSNLEPTASSTATDLLRFQIEDTGIGIPEDKLTSIFLPFVQLNGNCEQQEGTGLGLTIAQNIVRLMGSQIYLESTAGKGSKFWFDLKLSEARANITYSPSTRKFSTRSSGKLQQPCKVLIVDDNLDNCRLLRSYLQPLGFIVEEANNGKTGLVKAKSFKPDAILLDWVMPEMDGRETIVKIRQQPELQQLKIFVVSANRTIVSTTSEIDYQGFLSKPVDSNKLVELLEINLNLTWKISDRAESFTPPAIDVPVTELSRLLELADLGDLEAVQQQLEDIAAQNSKYTTFVKQTKQITASCQQHKLVKFITQFL
- a CDS encoding IS630 family transposase (programmed frameshift); translation: MPAPYSYDLRKKAVNAVKRGEKKIVICRLMRISRNTLNLWLQREKETGDYSAIANRPPRENRKIQDLERFKQFVKQHQDKTQQQMADLWGENLTQQNISDGMEKLGITRKKTYGYQERDEEKRKQFKEKLHQKSSNHLVYIDEAGFDNRDDYPYGYSPKGERCYALKSGKRNERVSWIAALKKGKVFAPLTFEGSCNRDLFETWLEKSLIPQLQPGDIIIIDNATFHKGQSIQEIVSEAGCEIWYLPPYSPDLNKIERWWSVLKTWMKQRVKEFETIRECVDAAFKKCPNVYA
- a CDS encoding EAL domain-containing protein encodes the protein MVALVDCKRQKTILLVDDTPDNLQLIFKYLKDFGYKVLVAQSGKKAIKTAKKMLPDLILLDVMMSEINGFETCRHLKADNSTKNIPIIFMTALSETSSKLTGFKLGAVDYITKPIDRQELLARIHTHLSLQNLNRCLALEVKKQKLLFDITDRIRQTLNLQAIFQTATDEILHFLECDRLSLVSINNAIICIEAQSIADNLTASLLPITLDSICPSEEQYHRYLKGKSEIFEYRNRSENLVNIESQLLAVVPILLNQTARTKNSSLLWGWLVAERHSLTKWQEGEINLLQRLTTQLEIAIEQGLLYKRLREANVQLKQLAMCDPLTKIFNRRYFERQIYLEWRRAIRIPAALSLLMCDVDLFKVYNDTYGHQQGDECLRRVAGAIASAVKRPADIVARYGGEEFAVILPHTPLRGAIEVAENIRAKVRELNISHANSSVISTVTLSIGIASTFPNAKDNPALLIEAADRALYTAKSRGRNCISIYRDDISQSKSEQARELQWSKRLRQALQENLFVLYAQPITSLSLDDRKQYFEILLRLSDRHNRVIAPNTFLDIANRNFLMPNIDTWVVENVLATLASGDRCNWENHRFSINLSGASLNDENFLKFLTTRLKDYQLPPQLFCFEITETIAISNLNSVSTFIKTLKDLGCSFALDDFGKGMSSLTYLKNLSVDYLKIDGSFIRALDRDNVSRAMVEAINNLAQVIGLKTVAEFVENQDILDALRALKVDYAQGYHLGRPEKFTNLLLRT